The DNA segment GCGCAGCGCACGTGACGCAATCGTTGCAGGGCACCAAGGGGCCGATCGTGGCGACCACCGACTACATGCGCACATTTGCCGAGCAGATCCGCGCGTACATGCCGAAGGGGCGCAGCTACAAGGTGCTTGGCACCGACGGTTTCGGTCGCTCGGATACCCGCGCCAAGCTGCGCGAGTTCTTCGAAGTCAATCGCTACTTCATCACGGTGGCAGCCTTGAAGGGACTGGCGGACGACGGCGCGATTTCGGCATCCGTGGTGGCCCAGGCGATCGCCAAATACGGCATCAACCCGGAAAAGCCCAACCCGATGACGGTCTGAACGATCACCACCTGAATAAAAAAACTGCCTCCCTCAACGGGGAGCGCAACCACCAGTAAGAGGTTCCTTCCCCTGGCAGGGGAGGCGGAGAACGGAGCTATAACCATGAGCATGACAGAAATCAAGGTGCCGGACATTGGTGACTTCAAGGAAGTGGAAGTCATTGAATTGCTGGTCAAGGTGGGGGATACGATCAAGGCGGAGCAGTCGCTGGTCACGGTGGAATCGGACAAGGCGAGCATGGAAATTCCCGCCAGCCACGCCGGCGTGGTCAAGGAACTGAAGGTCAAGATCGGCGACAAGGTGGCCGAAGGGTCGGTGCTGCTGGTGCTGGAAGCACAGGATGGCGCTGCGGCGCCGGCAGCTGCACCGGCTGCAGCCGCGCCGGCGCCGGCGCAATCTGCTGCGCCGGCGCCTGCCGTCGCGGCGCCTGCTGCGCCATTGCCGGCGGTGCAACCGCAGCCAACCATGGCCGTGGTCGAGAGCGCGCCGGCTCCAGGCGGGCGCAAGCCGCACGCGTCGCCCTCGGTGCGCAAGTTCGCGCGTGAGCTTGGCGTTGATCTGGCGCGTGTGCCGGGTTCTGGTCCCAAGGGCCGCATCGTGCAGCCGGATGTCCAGGCTTACGTAAAATCGGTGGTTTCCGGCGCAGCCGCGCCTGCGGCTGCTGCGGGCGGCGGCGCCGGCATGAACCTGCTGCCGTGGCCATCGCTGGACTTCTCGAAGTTTGGCGCCACCGAAGTACAGCCGCTGCCGCGCATCAAGAAAATCAGCGGTCCGAACCTGCACCGCAACTGGGTAATGATCCCCCACGTGACGCAGTTCGACGAGGCCGACATTACCGACCTCGAAGAATTCCGCAAGTCCAGCAATGCTGCGCTGGCCAAGTCCGGCGTCAAGCTGACCATGCTGGCGTTCGTGATCAAGGCCTGCGTGGCCGCGCTCAGGCAATACCCTGCCTTCAATGCGTCGCTCAATGAGAAGGGCGAGAACCTGATCCTCAAGCAGTATTACAACATCGGCTTTGCCGCCGATACGCCAAATGGCCTGGTGGTGCCGGTCATCAAGGATGCAGACAAAAAGGGCATTTCACAGATCGCGGCCGAAATGGGTACGCTGTCAGCGCAGGCCCGCGATGGCAAGTTGAAGCCCGCGGACATGCAGGGCGCCAGCTTTACCATCTCATCGCTTGGCGGCATTGGCGGCACGGCGTTCACGCCGATCATCAATGCGCCGGAAGTGGCGATCCTGGGCCTGTCCAAGTCGGCCATCAAGCCAGTATGGGATGGCAAGCAATTCGCCCCGCGCCTGCTGCTGCCGCTGTCGCTGTCGTATGACCACCGCGTCATCGATGGCGCTATGGCCGCGCGCTTCACGGTATTCCTGGGCGAGGTGCTGGCCGACATGCGCAAGACCCTGCTGTGAGCGGCGCAGCCGACCTTACCGGAGAGCTGGCATGACCACCTGCGTCGTCGTCAAGAAGGATAACCAGATTGCCATCGCCGCCGATTCGCTGGTGACATTTGGCGACACGCGCCTGTCGAGCGCCTATGAAGCCAACCGCAAGATTTTCCAGGTGGGCGAATCCTGGATCACCCTGGCGGGGACGGCGGCACACTTTCCGGTCATGCGCAAGCTGCTGACCGAGATGGGCGAGGATTGCAAGCTGAGCAGCCGCGAGGAAGTCTTCGAGACGTACTCGAAGGTGCACCAGATTTTGAAAGAGAACTACTTCCTGAATACCAAGGAAGACGAAGACGATCCTTACGAATCGTCGCAGATCACTTCGCTGATTGCCAACCCTTACGGGATTTTTGGCGTGTATTCGTATCGCGAAGTGTTCAGCTTCGACCGTTTCTGGGGCATCGGCAGCGGGCGCAATTTTGCCCTGGGAGCGATGTATGCAGTCTACGAGCAGCCCGGCAGCGCCCGCGACATTGCTCTGGCTGGAGTGCAGGCCGGGGTCGAATTCGACAAGAGTTCCGCGGCGCCGTACCAGGTTTACAGTATCGAAATGAAACAAGAATAAGTTGGAGATAACGCTATGTCTACGCTGGAAATGAAGGTACCCAATATCGGCGACTTCAAGGATGTCGAAGTCATCGAACTGCTGGTCAAGCCGGGCGACACGATCAAGGTGGACCAGTCGGTCGCCACGGTCGAGTCGGACAAGGCCAGCATTGAAATTCCCGCCAGCCACGCCGGCGTGGTCAAGGAGCTCAAAGTCAAGCTGGGCGACAAGGTGTCAGAAGGCGCCTTGCTGCTGGTGCTGGATGTGCAGGAGGGCGCTGAGGCGCCTGCCGCAGCAACGGCTGCCGCAGCGCCGGTTGCTGCCCCCGCGGCGGCGCCATCGGCGCCCGCTGCTGCCGTTGCCGCGCCTGCCGCCGCCAGCTTTGCCGGCCAGGCCGACATGGAATGCGATACGCTGGTGCTGGGCGCCGGCCCCGGCGGGTATACCGCCGCCTTCCGCGCCGCCGATCTCGGACAGAAAGTGATCCTGGTCGAGCGCTACCCGAGTCTCGGGGGCGTTTGCCTGAATGTCGGCTGCATTCCCTCCAAGGCCTTGCTGCATGCCGCCAAGGTGATCACCGAGTCCGAGGAAATGGCCCATGCAGGCGTCAAGTTCGGCAAGCCGGAAATCGATATCGACGGCTTGCGCGGCTGGAAGGAAGGCGTCATCAAGAAGCTGACCGGCGGACTGTCCGGCCTCGCCAAGGCGCGCAAGGTACAGGTCGTGCAGGGCAAGGGCGGATTTTCCTCTCCCAACACCCTGACAGTCGAAACGCCGGACGGCAGCAAGACCATCGCCTTCCGCAATGCCATCGTCGCCGCCGGCTCGTCCGTCGCGAAGATTCCCGGATTTCCCTATGACGATCCGCGCCTGATCGATTCCACCGGCGCGCTGGAACTGCGCCAGATCCCCAAGCGCTTGCTGGTGATCGGCGGCGGCATCATCGGCCTGGAAATGGCTTGCGTGTATGACGCCCTGGGCAGCCGCGTGACCGTGGTCGAATTCGCCGACGGCCTGATCCCGGCGGCAGACCGCGATATCGTCAAGCCGCTGCAAAAGCGCATCGAGAAACGCTATGAGGCGATCTACCTGAAGACCAAGGTAACCAGGCTGGAGGCGCGCGCGGAAGGCTTGCTCGCCACATTCGAGGGCGCCGAAGGCAGCAACAATGCGCCGGCGCAGCCGCAACTCTACGACATGGTCCTGCTGGCGGTGGGGCGCCGCCCGAATGGCCGCGAGATCGCTGCCGACAAGGCGGGCGTCGTGGTCAACGAGCGCGGCTTCATTCCCGTCGATGCACAGCAGCGCACCAATGTGCCGCACATTTTCGCCATCGGCGATATCTGTGGCGACCCGATGCTGGCGCACAAGGCGACCAACGAAGCCAAGGTGGCCGCCGAAGTCATCGCCGGCCACAAGGTGGCGTTCGACGCCATGACCATTCCTTCCGTTGCCTACACCGACCCTGAAATCGCCTGGATGGGCGTGACCGAAACCGAAGCCAAGGCCAAGGGCATCCCGTATGAAAAGGCGGCCTTCCCGTGGGCGGCATCTGGCCGCGCGCTGGCAATGGGGCGCGATGACGGCGTCACCAAGCTGCTGTGGGACCCGGAAACCAAGCGCATCATTGGCGCGGGCATTGTTGGCGTGAATGCCGGCGAATTGCTGGCGGAGACGGTGCTGGCGATGGAAATGGGCGCCGACCTGGAAGACCTGGCGCTGACCGTGCATGCCCATCCGACCCTGTCGGAGACGCCCATGTTCGCCGCCGAGATGGGACTGGGCATCATCACCGACCTTTACGTGCCGAAGAAGTAGGCAGCGCTTCCTGCAACTCTCCCTTTTACGCGGCCCGCGGGAAACCCGGCCGCGTTTTTTTGTGTGCGCAGGTAAGTGCAATCCTTTCCCTGCGGGTATCTCCTGTATCTGGCATTATTTCACTTGCAGATATTTCGCAGGATGCCGGCACATGAAACCTTTAGTGATCTTTAAAGTTGGAGAAACATTTAGCGGACTCTCGCGCCAGATCGGTGACTTCGAGCATTGGATCATGAACGGGATCGGATCGGCGGCGATCCCCGTGACCGTCTTGGATCCGCGCACGGCGGGAGCCCTGCCGGACATATCGGATGTCGCGGGAGCCATCATCACCGGATCGCATGGCATGGTCACCGACCAGGCGCCCTGGAGCGAAAGCCTGGCAGCATGGTTGCGCTCGGCGGTGTCGCACAATGTTCCGGTGCTGGGCATTTGCTATGGCCATCAATTGCTGGCGCATGCGCTGGGTGGCGAAGTGAGTTATCACCCTGAGGGAATCGAGCTTGGAACGGTGAGCGTCAGGCTGACTGACGCCGCACGACTCGATTCATTGTTCCAGGGTTTGCCGGACGAGTTTGGAGCACAGGTTGTCCACCGGCAGAGTGTGCGCAAGCTTCCCCCAGGCGCCGTCTTATTGGGCGGCAATGCATTTGAACCGCACCAGGCGTTCCGCGTAGGCGATGCTGCATGGGGCGTGCAGTTTCATCCTGAATTTAGTTCGGTTGCCATGTCCGGCTATATCGACGAGCTGGGAAGACGTTCGGACCTGGAACCGATGGCGTCGAAGTCCTTGTTAAAGAATGTCCTGGCCACTGATGACGCTGCCTCGCTCTTGCCGAAGTTCGCTGAGCTGGCGAGTCGTCACTCGGCATTTAAATCCGGTTCAAGCGAAAACCGTTAGTTAGCTGCAGTCGCGTCCGCCCCAAAGCAGACATTCCCGGACCTGCACGGACCGATCCCATTCTTCAGGCCCGGTAGCGTAATGCCTCGACGAGCAGGGCGAATGCAGGCGAAGGCTGCCGCCGGCTTGGATAATAGAGGTGGTACCCGGAAAAAGTCGGGCTCCAGTCTTCAAGTGCCGGAATCAGCCGGCCTTTGGCGACATCGTCTTTCACGACGTCCTCAAGCATAAAACCCAAACCTAGTCCGGCCACAGATGCTTTGAGCATCTGCGACACGCCGTTGACAACAAGCTGCCCGTCGACGCGCACGTTCAGCTCCCGCCTGCCTTTTTTCATCTCCCAGGCATATAAGCCACCCAGGGTCGGCAAGCGCAGGTTGATGCAACTGTGATGGGTCAAATCCTGCGGTGTCCTGGGTGGCGCGTGCTCCGCAAAGTAGGCTGGGGAGCCAACGACTACCATACGTACGTCCGGACCGATGCGTACGGCCACCATGTCCTTTGCAACCTGCTCCCCAAGCCGCACCCCTGCGTCATACCGCTGCTCGACAATATCGACCAACCTGTTTTCCGAGTTGATTTCAATCTTGATGTCAGGGTATTCAGGCAGAAATTTTGCCAGGGTCGGCATGAGGACCGTATTTGATGCATGTTCGGAGGCGGTAATGCGCACCGTCCCCGCTGGCTTGTCACGCAGCTCGCTCAAGGCTGCCAGTTCCGCCTCAATCTCTTCAAACCGCGGCGCCAAGGTTGCCAGCAGCCTTACTCCCGCATCGGTGGGTGAAACCTTGCGGGTTGTTCTGGCTAGTAAGCGAATCTTCAGCCTCGCCTCCAGTCCGCTGATTGTCTGGCTCAACGCCGACGGTGAGATACCGATTTGCGCTGCTGCGCGGGTAAAGCTTCCTTCACGCGCAACTGCGACGAAGGCTAATAGATCATTGAAGTTTTCTCGCGCCATTTTTTAGTTCACCTTAATAGTTTATGCAGATTATATGGGCTAATCAAAGGGACTCATATTGTCTACAGTACGGATCGACAATGCGACATTTCCGGACTTGACGGTGTTTGAGAGTTTCTTGCCTAAATAAAACAACACGGTGATCGCAACAACGCGTTCTGCATTGCGCCGAATGACACGTTCGATATTTGAATGGAGAGTAAAAAATGAAACAGCGCCAACTTGGAAACACCGGCCTGAGAGTTTCAGCCATCGGCCTCGGCTGTATGGGTTTGAGTTACGGCTATGGTCCGGCAACGGACAAGCAAGCGGCGATCAAGTTGATTCAGTCGGCCGTTGAGCAAGGTGTGACGTTCTTCGATACGGCAGAGGCCTACGGCTTGAATGAGGAACTTGTCGGCGAAGCCTTGAAGCCTTATCGGGACAAGGTTGTAATCGCGACCAAGTTCGGTTTCAGGCATGGTGACGTCACTGCCGGGCTGGACAGCCGCCCCGAACGGATCAGGGAAGTCGCAGAAGCATCATTGAAACGCTTAAAAACCGATCGTATCGATCTGTTCTACCAGCACCGTGTCGATCTCACTGTGCCGATTGAAGATGTCGCCGGCACGGTGAAGGACTTAATTCAGCAAGGCAAGGTCAAGCATTTTGGGTTGTCCGAAGCAGGCGTCGCCACGATCCGTCGCGCCCACGCAGTCCAGCCTTTAGCAGCGCTGCAAAGTGAATATTCGCTCTGGTGGCGCGAGCCTGAGCAGGAAATCTTGCCGGTAATAGAGGAACTGGGCATCGGTTTCGTGCCATTCAGCCCCTTAGGCAAAGGTTTCTTGACGGGCGCTATCAACGAAAACACACAATTCGACAGCAGCGATTTCCGCAATCTCGTGCCGCGCTTCGCAGAAGAATCACGCAGCGCGAACCAGGCCTTGGTCGATCTGCTGGGGGACATTGCCGCAAGCAAGCAGGCCACCCGAGGACAAATTGCATTGGCCTGGCTGCTGGCAAAAAAGCCATGGATCGTGCCAATTCCAGGCACCACCAAATTGCACCGGCTGGAAGAAAACATCGGCGCTGCAAATGTGCAATTGACACCTGGCGAAGTGAGCAATATCGACGCCGCCTTTTCGCGTATCACCGTTCAGGGCGACCGCTATCCGGCGTCTCTTCAGGCGCGCGTAGGACGCTGATCGTTCATCGAGATATGGGATGAAACAACGCAATTCCATATCCCGCAGGGACGTCCAGGTGGAGGCAAACCAAAACCGATGGACTGGACAATAGACATGGCAACCAAACCGGAAACACAGGGCAATCGCCGCAGGTTCCTGCTTGCAGCGGGAAGCCTCGCAGCAGCAGCACCATTCGCTGGCCACGCACAGGAAAAGGCATCTGCCAGGCGTGGAGCCGCATCGGGCCCTGCCTCAGCGGGAGTCGTAGGGCGCCGAAAACTTGGGGCACTGGAAGTCTCCAGCGTGGGTCTCGGTGTGCAGAACATGAGCCGCACCTATCAGACGACGGTACCCAGCCGGCCTGAAATGCACAACATCATCCGCACTGCCTTCGACCGAGGCGTCACCTTTTACGACGCGGCCGAGGCGTACGGTCCGCATGAGGTGGAGCGGATCCTGGGGGAAGGCGTGGCGCCTTTCCGCGACAAGATCGTTATCGCAACCAAGTTCGGCTGGAACATTGATCAGGAAACCGGCAAGCGACTCCCGGGACTGAACAGCCGACCAGAGCATGTGAAGCGGGTCGTCGAAGGAATGCTGAAACGCTTGCGGACCGACCGCATCGATCTGCTGTACCAGCACCGGGTCGACCCGCAAGTTCCCATTGAAGATGTGGCTGGCGCCATCAAGGACCTGATGACGCAAGGCAAAGTCCTGCACTGGGGCCTGTCGGAGATGGGGTTAAATACCCTGCGCCGCGCGCATGCTGCCTTGCCCGTCAGTGCGGTTCAGAACGAATATTCGATGCTGTGGCGTGGCCCTGAAAAAGGCGTCATTCCGCTCTGCCAGGAACTGGGGATCGGCTTTGTACCCTGGAGCCCGCTCGGGGTTGGGTTCCTGACGGGCGCCATCGATGCCAACACGCGATTCGCTGATGGCGATATTCGCAAGATCGAGTCCCGGTTCGCCCCTGAGAACCTGCCCAACAACCTGGCGCTCGTAGAGTTATTAACGAGCTGGGCAGCGCGCAAGCAGGCAACGCCAGCGCAAATCGCGCTAGCCTGGCTGATGGCTCAGAAACCATGGATTGTTCCCATTCCCGGAACCACGCAGATGCCACACATGCTGGAAAACATCGGTGCAAGCACGGTTCGTTTCAGTGCGGATGAACTTGCAGAGCTCGATCGGTCCGTAGCGTCGATCCAAATTCGAGGGGCACGGCTGCCGGACGCAGTGCAGGTGTTCTCTGACGTCGAGGCACCTCCGAAGATCTGATCAAATAATGATTGACCACCGAATACAGGGTTTATGCAGATAGGAGTTTGAAATGAAATCTCGATTTTTGAATGCAACACTCATGGCCGCGGCTATTGGCACTTCATCTGGCGGTGCGATTGCTGCAGATTATAAAAAAAATCCGTTCATGCTGGTATATGACGGCGCGATTGCCGAAAACGTCAAAGGGAAAGTCAATATTCATCCCGTTACTTATCCGCTGAATGGCCTGGATATTGCTGCCAACGTTTATACGCCGCCCAATTACACTCCAGGCAGGAAATACCCTGCTGTGGTGGTGGCCCATCCGAATGGTGGGGTAAAAGAGCAAGTTGCCGGACTCTATGCCCAACGTTTGGCAGAACAAGGCTACATCACCATCACTGCTGATGCAGCGTATCAAGGCGCCAGCGGTGGCATGCCGCGGCAAGTGGATAAGCCGGCAAACCGGATCGAGGATATTCACGGCATGGCTGACTTCATCACGCAATATGCCGGCGTGGATGCTGGCCGTTTAGGCTTGCTCGGACTCTGCGGTGGCGGCGGCTATTCGTTAAAAGCGGCACAATCTGACAAACGATTCAAATCCATCGCCACCTTGAGCATGTTTAACTCTGGTCGGGTTCGACGTAACGGCTACATGGATTCGCAACGTTCATCCATTCAAGAGCGCTTGAAACAAGCTTCCGATGCGCGCGCGCAAGAAGCGGCCGGAGGCCAGATTATCTATGCTGGCGATGCCAATCTGAGCGACGAACAAATCGCCAAGCTGCCATTTGATCTGTATCGCCAGGGCTATGAATACTACTGGAAGACGCATGCGCATCCCAATTCGACCTTCCGCTACACGATGAGCAGCCTTCTCGAATTAATGAATTTCGACGCTGCCAGCAATATGGATTTGATCAATCAGCCATTGCTGATGATTGCAGGCAGCAAAGCCGATTCCCTGTATATGACCCAGAGCGCATTCAAGGATGCGACCAATGCGAAGGATAAAGAGCTTTACTTCATTGACGGGGCAACCCACATTGAAACCTATTGGGTGCCGCAATACGTAAATCAAGCCATGGGTAAATTGACCCAGTTCTTCGGAAAATATCTTTAGGCGTCTACACTCGGATGTCCGCATCCGGCTGAATCCGGATAAGCCAAATCGGGCTAAAATTGGTGTTTCGTATCAAAGGCATTTGATCAATGCACATCCGCCCAGCCATGGAATCTGCCTTTGACGACATAAAATCTGAATGGCCTACATTAAGTGCAGAGCAATATGATGAAATACGATCACCAAAACCCTTTTGCCAGAATATTGCGCGGTGAATTGCCGTCGATTAGGATTTACGAAGATGACGCCACAATCGCGATCATGGACATCATGCCGCAATCCGAAGGGCATGTCCTCATCTTGCCAAAAGAGCCGGCTATTGAGATTTTCGAACTATCGATCGAAAGTGCGGCCGCCTGTATTCGAACTACCCATAAAGTGGCAGCCGCGGTCAAGGCTGCGTTGAACCCGCCAGGTATCATGATTGCGCAACTCAATGGAAGCGCAGCCGGCCAGACCGTACCCCATGTGCATTTCCATGTGATCCCGAAGCATGACGGGGAACCGCTTAAGCTGCATGCGGCTGTTCTTGCAGATCAAGACCTGCTTCGTGAAGTTGCCGATCGGATTATTGCCGCTTTACCTGCGGATACTTTCTGATCAACTTTAGAGCTGCGCAAGACCGCACCGAAGCGGCATTTAATGCCCAATGCGCTCGTTTCAAACAATCGTTCGCCGGGTGAAGGCTTCCAGGAAGTCAATCAACTCGATCAAGGCGGCTCGGGAGTTTGGCATTGACAAGAGCATGAAGGTCGTCGCGATGCACTTGTACATCAATGACGTGCATTCTCTTGGCCTGAATGTGGCGCAGGACCTCTACATGACCGATGGCTGGTACTGGGATCTGAACGACCAGACGCGTGCCTGGTCGAAGAAGTACTTCGCCAGGATGAAAAAGATGCCGTCACTGTTGCAGGCCGCCGACTATTCGGCAGCCATGCACTACCTGAACGCAGTCAAGGCGATCAACAGCGATGATGGCGACAAGGTGATGGCACAGATGAAGGCAACCAGGATCAACGACATGTTCGCCAAGAATGGCTACATTCGCCAGGATGGGCGCATGGTGCATGACATGTACTTCATGCAAGTCAAAAAGCCGTCGGAATCGAAGTATCCCTGGGATTATTACAAGCTGGTTGAAGTCATCCCCGGTGAAAAAGCCGCAGCAACCAAGGCAGAGTCCAAGTGCGCACTCTGGAAGTAAGCTAGTGCACAACCAAGGCCCGGCGTTCTCGCCGGGCTTTTTTGTTTTGGCATGCTTGCTTTGTCTGACAGCGGATATCCCGGAAGGAATGCCGTGAGTCTGGCAAATCCTGTTGGGCTCGGTTTTTTTTGACGTTGCGATTGCATAGAGGATCGTAGTTTGAGCAAGTCGACATTACGAATGTCGATGATCTCCTATGATCAATTCAAGGTACACCAGCCCCGGAGACGATCATGCCCACTACCGCAATTCAGAATGCCGCCAAGCCTGCCAGCGCACGTCGTACGACAACGGCGAAGCCGGCCACTGCGGGTGCCGCCGACGCAATCGCATTATTGAAAGACGACCACAAAAAAGTGAAAAAGCTTTTCAAGGACTTTGAAAAACTGAAAGAAGATGGCGGTGACGAGGAGAAAGCGGCGCTCGTGAGCCAGATCTGCATGGAGCTCACCGTGCATACGCAAATTGAAGAGGAAGTTTTTTATCCTGCGTTCCGCAAAACCAAGGATGCGGAAGATCTGGTCGATGAAGCCGTGGTCGAACATGCCACCGCCAAGGACCTGATACGCCAGTTGCAGTCCATGCAGCCGTCAGATGAGCTTTACGATGCCAAGGTGACCGTTTTAGGCGAGTACATCGATCACCATGTCGAAGAGGAAGAAAAGGAAATGTTCAAGAAAGCGAAGCGAGCCAAGCTTGACATGGCGGCACTTGGTAAAAAGCTTGCCAGCCGCAAGAAAGCCATATTGAAGGAATTGCAGCACTAGGGTGGGCGCCTGAAGGCACTCTTTGCCATATCCAGAAAGGCACCTTCAGGTGCCTTTCTTTCCTATGGGTTGCGCGACTAGCCCTTGATGCGACCAATGATATCCGAGAGCATGGTAATCATCTGGTCGATCTCCGCAGTGGTGACATTCAGCGCCGGCATGAAGCGCAGCAGGTTCGGGCGTGGCGAATTCAGCAGCAGGCCGACCGGGCCCATGTCGCGCGCCACGTCGACGATTTTCGGGCCGATCTCGGCACCGAGATCCAGCGCGCGCAGCAAGCCTTCGCCGCGTTCCGCCCCCAGGCCATGCTTTTCGGAAAGTTTTTTCAGTTCGCCGGAAAGATAGGCGCCCTTGTCGCGCACGGATTGCATGAAGCCGTCCGCCAGCAGGGCCTCGATGACGGCGACGCCGACAGCGGTCATCAACGGGTTGCCATTGTAGGTGCCGCCCTGGTCGCCGGCTTCAAAGCAGGCAATTTCCTCGCGGCAGAGCAGGGCGGCCAGCGGCACGCCGCCGCCAATGCCTTTGCCCAGCGTCATGATGTCCGGCACGACATCGGACAGCTGGTAAGCGAACAGTTCGCCCGTGCGGCCCATGCCGGTCTGCACTTCATCGACGATCAAAAGGATGTTGTGGCGCTGGGTCAGCTCGCGCAAGCCTTGCATGAATTCGCGCGAGGCCGGGATCACGCCGCCTTCGCCCTGCACCGGCTCCAGCATGACCGCGACGGTATGGCTGTTGACCAGTTTTTCCACGCTGGCCAGGTCGTTCAGGTCAGCCTTGGGGAAGCCTGGCACTTGCGGCGCATACAGGGTGTCCCAGCCCGGCTTGCCGCTGGCCGACATGGTCGCCAGGGTACGGCCATGGAAGCTGTGCTTGAAGGTGATGATTTCA comes from the Janthinobacterium sp. 17J80-10 genome and includes:
- a CDS encoding acetylornithine transaminase, which gives rise to MEFSQYDVNALMYVTNRPELVFTEGQGMWLTDHQGKRYLDYLQGWAVNCLGHSPQCIQDALVAQGKKLINPSPAFYNEPSVALASLLTNNSCFDRVFFANSGAEANEGAIKLARKWGKKNKNAKDESRFEIITFKHSFHGRTLATMSASGKPGWDTLYAPQVPGFPKADLNDLASVEKLVNSHTVAVMLEPVQGEGGVIPASREFMQGLRELTQRHNILLIVDEVQTGMGRTGELFAYQLSDVVPDIMTLGKGIGGGVPLAALLCREEIACFEAGDQGGTYNGNPLMTAVGVAVIEALLADGFMQSVRDKGAYLSGELKKLSEKHGLGAERGEGLLRALDLGAEIGPKIVDVARDMGPVGLLLNSPRPNLLRFMPALNVTTAEIDQMITMLSDIIGRIKG